From a region of the Synechococcus sp. PCC 7502 genome:
- a CDS encoding CopG family transcriptional regulator translates to MSEKPKSSQKLDPIVVERIKIRAKQEGISVLEVIEKAIYFYLDNPDMYVKNTEIDDRIAQAIAPIQREVAMLRAELSEYGQFRGIDHPTYKPQHLVREMYND, encoded by the coding sequence GTGTCAGAAAAACCTAAATCCTCGCAAAAACTTGATCCCATAGTTGTGGAACGTATTAAAATACGAGCTAAACAAGAGGGTATCTCCGTACTTGAAGTCATTGAAAAGGCAATTTATTTTTACCTTGATAACCCCGATATGTATGTTAAAAATACGGAAATAGATGATCGAATTGCCCAAGCGATCGCCCCAATTCAAAGGGAAGTAGCAATGTTACGCGCAGAACTAAGTGAATATGGACAGTTCCGAGGGATCGATCATCCTACCTATAAGCCTCAGCATCTGGTAAGGGAAATGTACAACGATTAA
- a CDS encoding DUF6737 family protein codes for MQSIPEKPATEKPDSVWNHKPWWCQPWSILLTGIAIISSSWLLFKLIWLSILVAIPILIWMGFFLILFPRLALQEQQ; via the coding sequence ATGCAATCAATTCCAGAGAAACCTGCCACAGAAAAACCTGATAGTGTTTGGAATCATAAGCCTTGGTGGTGTCAGCCTTGGTCAATTTTATTAACAGGGATCGCAATTATTAGTAGCAGTTGGCTATTATTTAAACTGATTTGGCTATCTATACTTGTCGCTATTCCCATATTGATATGGATGGGTTTCTTCTTAATTCTGTTTCCAAGACTAGCTCTTCAAGAGCAGCAATAG
- the ilvC gene encoding ketol-acid reductoisomerase yields the protein MAQMYYDNDANLDFLKTKKIAIIGYGSQGHAHALNLKDSGLDVIVGLYKGSPSWDKAEKEGLTVKTVADASAEADFIMILLPDETQKSVYNHDIAPNLKEGDVLAFAHGFNIHFAQVVPPKFVDVVMVAPKGPGHLVRRVFTQGQGVPALFAVYQDASGEARGRAMAYARGVGGTRAGILETTFREETETDLFGEQVVLCGGLSALIKAGFETLVEAGYQPELAYFECLHEVKLIVDLVVEGGLANMRHSISNTAEYGDYTRGYRIITDETKAEMKKILSEIQSGQFAREFVLENLAGKPGFTAMRRREAEHQIESVGKELRAMFSWLKKI from the coding sequence ATGGCACAAATGTATTATGACAACGATGCGAATCTTGATTTTCTAAAAACCAAAAAAATCGCCATTATTGGCTATGGCTCCCAAGGACACGCCCATGCCCTCAACCTTAAAGATAGTGGTTTAGACGTAATTGTTGGACTATATAAAGGTAGCCCCTCTTGGGACAAAGCGGAAAAAGAAGGCTTAACCGTTAAAACCGTTGCCGATGCCTCTGCGGAAGCCGATTTCATTATGATCTTGCTACCAGATGAAACCCAAAAATCTGTCTATAACCATGATATTGCCCCCAATCTTAAAGAAGGTGATGTTCTGGCATTTGCCCACGGTTTTAATATTCACTTTGCCCAAGTTGTACCACCTAAATTTGTCGATGTAGTCATGGTGGCTCCCAAGGGACCTGGACATTTAGTAAGGCGGGTATTTACCCAAGGACAAGGGGTTCCAGCCTTATTTGCCGTGTATCAAGATGCTTCTGGAGAAGCCCGTGGTCGTGCGATGGCTTATGCTAGAGGCGTTGGTGGGACTAGAGCGGGTATCTTAGAAACTACATTCCGTGAAGAAACTGAAACCGATTTATTTGGTGAACAAGTAGTATTGTGCGGTGGCTTAAGTGCCTTGATCAAAGCAGGGTTTGAAACCCTTGTAGAAGCTGGCTATCAGCCTGAATTAGCATATTTTGAGTGTTTGCACGAAGTTAAGCTGATTGTCGATCTAGTCGTAGAAGGTGGCTTGGCAAATATGCGCCATAGTATTTCCAATACGGCTGAGTACGGTGACTATACCCGTGGTTATCGCATTATCACCGATGAAACCAAAGCAGAGATGAAAAAAATCCTCTCAGAAATTCAGTCGGGACAGTTTGCCAGGGAATTTGTTCTAGAAAATTTAGCAGGTAAGCCCGGATTTACTGCCATGCGTCGCCGTGAAGCTGAACACCAGATTGAATCCGTTGGTAAAGAACTCAGAGCCATGTTTAGCTGGTTGAAAAAAATCTAG
- the hemW gene encoding radical SAM family heme chaperone HemW: MNSLLPKTAYPQSFYIHIPFCQRKCFYCDFAITTGKADLQERYVEVLCQEIKLVAMEVIHQLDQIRDKQSNQLPELKTIFWGGGTPSLLKPRQIGEILNRISQYWAIAPDAEISLEVNPGTVTAQSLKELRSLGINRISLGAQAFQDQLLDLCGRGHGVTEIYEAVTGIKKAGLDNFSLDLISGLPTQTIEQWQESLEQAIALEPKHISVYDLTIEPSTAFGKRYEAGAKPLPTEESTVAMYLMARDRLQTAGYNHYEISNYAVANYQSRHNLTYWHNQPFYGVGMGATSYINQYRFDRPRKMREYTAMVEAWTEGKAPTVPKISDREELFDTLMQGLRLEQGLSLEYLINRFGAAPIQQVLQQIEAYSPHWVNISGEYLSLTQPQGWLFSDEVIGKLFTYFFG; this comes from the coding sequence ATGAATAGTCTGCTCCCAAAAACTGCATATCCCCAATCATTTTATATTCATATTCCCTTTTGCCAGAGGAAATGCTTTTACTGTGATTTTGCGATTACCACGGGGAAAGCTGACTTACAAGAACGGTATGTAGAGGTGCTGTGCCAAGAGATTAAGCTTGTGGCTATGGAGGTAATCCACCAATTAGATCAAATAAGAGATAAACAAAGTAACCAATTACCCGAACTTAAAACTATTTTTTGGGGTGGTGGTACGCCGTCGTTGCTAAAGCCTAGGCAAATAGGTGAGATTTTAAATAGAATTAGTCAATACTGGGCGATCGCCCCCGATGCGGAAATCAGCCTAGAAGTAAATCCGGGAACGGTGACAGCACAAAGCCTAAAAGAATTGCGATCGCTAGGGATCAATCGGATTAGTTTGGGAGCGCAGGCATTTCAAGATCAGTTGCTAGACCTCTGCGGTCGAGGACATGGGGTCACGGAAATTTATGAGGCGGTGACAGGGATTAAAAAGGCGGGGCTGGATAACTTTAGTTTAGATTTAATTTCAGGATTACCTACACAAACCATTGAGCAATGGCAAGAATCTTTGGAGCAGGCGATCGCCCTCGAACCTAAACATATATCTGTGTATGACCTGACCATTGAGCCGAGTACTGCCTTTGGCAAACGCTATGAAGCCGGAGCTAAACCTTTACCCACGGAAGAATCTACGGTAGCAATGTATTTAATGGCACGCGATCGCTTACAAACGGCAGGCTATAACCATTATGAAATTTCCAACTATGCCGTGGCTAACTATCAATCTCGCCATAATCTCACCTATTGGCATAATCAGCCCTTTTATGGCGTTGGTATGGGAGCTACGAGTTATATCAATCAATACCGTTTTGATCGCCCGCGCAAAATGCGTGAATACACGGCAATGGTAGAAGCTTGGACGGAGGGAAAGGCTCCGACTGTACCTAAAATTAGCGATCGCGAAGAGTTATTTGATACTTTAATGCAGGGACTACGCCTAGAACAGGGATTGAGTTTAGAGTATTTAATTAATAGATTTGGGGCAGCACCGATCCAGCAGGTTTTACAGCAGATAGAGGCTTATTCTCCCCACTGGGTAAACATCTCTGGGGAATATCTCAGCCTGACCCAGCCACAGGGTTGGTTATTTTCCGATGAAGTAATTGGCAAACTATTTACATATTTTTTTGGATAA
- a CDS encoding SDR family oxidoreductase has product MDSQNLAWAGNLGRPQYWRFIMNIQGKTALVTGASRGIGYAIALELAQTGIKKLLLVARDQARLEELADLVESIGVEAVVIPLDLTQTVEVSIAIAKAWRDHGHIHLLVNCAGVAHQSPFLRSQLMDVQEEIAINLIGMYTITRLIARRMASQREGRIVNVSSLMGKVAAPTMATYSATKFAILGFTQALRGELAAYNVGVSALLPSLTDTDMVRGLEWFRWVAVMTPKQVAKALIDGLNKESPEILVGWQSHLAVLCNRIAPWLLEKILVFSAPQIS; this is encoded by the coding sequence ATGGATTCTCAAAATTTGGCATGGGCTGGCAATCTGGGGAGACCTCAATACTGGAGGTTTATTATGAATATTCAAGGAAAGACGGCTTTAGTTACTGGAGCTTCGCGCGGTATTGGCTATGCGATCGCTTTGGAACTGGCACAAACAGGCATCAAAAAGCTGTTACTTGTAGCGCGGGATCAGGCTCGACTAGAGGAATTAGCCGATTTGGTGGAAAGCATAGGTGTAGAAGCGGTAGTTATTCCCCTTGATTTAACCCAAACTGTAGAAGTTAGTATTGCGATCGCTAAAGCTTGGCGGGATCACGGACATATTCACTTACTGGTTAACTGTGCAGGAGTGGCGCATCAATCTCCGTTTTTGCGATCGCAGCTTATGGATGTCCAAGAAGAAATTGCGATTAACTTGATTGGCATGTACACAATTACCCGATTGATCGCTCGGCGCATGGCATCCCAAAGGGAAGGCAGAATTGTCAATGTTTCTAGCCTGATGGGGAAAGTGGCGGCTCCAACTATGGCGACCTATTCAGCAACTAAGTTTGCAATTTTAGGATTTACCCAAGCTTTGCGTGGTGAACTGGCTGCCTATAATGTGGGGGTATCGGCTTTATTGCCATCTTTGACTGATACAGATATGGTGCGAGGGTTGGAGTGGTTTCGTTGGGTAGCAGTGATGACTCCCAAGCAAGTGGCAAAGGCTTTAATTGATGGACTAAATAAAGAATCTCCAGAAATTTTAGTGGGATGGCAAAGTCATTTAGCGGTGCTTTGTAATCGAATTGCTCCTTGGCTATTGGAAAAGATTCTGGTGTTTTCGGCTCCGCAAATTAGTTAA